The Pedobacter ginsengisoli region AACTTCAATTACTTCATAACAAACAATTACGCGAAATGAGGTTTAAGGGGCATTTATTTGATGTAGTTGGCGAAAAAGTAAATACCTTTTATAAAGAAATTTTACCATTTGAATTAACGGGTGCACAAAAGAGAGTAATAAAGGAGATAAGGCTGGATACACAACGGGGAATTCAGATGAACCGATTGGTGCAGGGCGATGTAGGGAGCGGGAAAACGGCTGTTGCCCTTATGAGTATGCTGCTTGCAAATGATAATGGCTATCAAGCCTGTATGATGGCTCCTACTGAGATATTAGCCCGTCAACATTATCAATCTATTGTTGACTTGTTAAAAGATCGGCTAGTAAAAGTAGCTATTCTTACAGGGAGTAGTACAAAGAAACAAAGGACGCAACTTCATAAAGAACTTGAAGCAGGCGAGATAGATATTCTGGTTGGAACTCATGCCTTAATTGAAGATAAGGTTGTGTTTAAGAATTTGGGTCTGGTAGTAATTGATGAGCAACATCGGTTTGGTGTAGAGCAGAGAGCAAAGCTTTGGAGAAAAAACGTTGTTCCTCCTCACATATTAGTAATGACTGCTACACCGATCCCTCGTACTTTGGCCATGACCTTGTATGGAGACCTTGATGTGTCGGTTATTGATGAATTGCCTGTTGGAAGAAAACCAATTGAAACAAGGCATCTGTATGAAGGGCAGCGATTGAGGATGTTTGGGTTTATGAAGGAGGAGATTAAGAAGGGCAGGCAGGTGTATATTGTTTATCCTTTGATAAAGGAGAGCGAAAAATTAGACCTTTTACATCTCGAAGCAGGAATTGAGCAACTTAGTTATCAATTTCCTTTGCCGGATTATCAGATTAGCATAGTGCACGGAAAGATGACTAATGCAGATAAGCAATATGAAATGCAACGCTTCATTGATCACAAAACCCAGATTATGGTTGCAACCACAGTAATTGAGGTTGGAGTAAACGTTCCCAATGCTTCGGTAATGGTAATAGAAAATGCAGAGCGGTTTGGACTTTCACAGCTTCATCAATTGCGGGGCAGAGTGGGCAGAGGTGCAGAGCAATCATTTTGTATCCTGATGTCAGGAAATAAGTTAAGTGCAGATGGTAAACTTCGTTTAGAAACGATGGTAAAAACCAATAATGGGTTTGAGATTTCGGAAATAGATTTGCAGCTTAGGGGGCCTGGAGATATTTCGGGAACACAACAGAGTGGTGTACTAGAGCTTAAGCTTGCCGATCTTGCTAAAGATCAACTCATATTACAGGAGGCACGAAGTACTGTAATAGAAACCCTTTCTGAGGATCCTAATCTGGAGAATCCTCAAAATAGCCTGTTAAGAACTTACCTCGCTAAAAGAAGCAGGGGTATTGCGTTTGACAAAATATCGTAATTAATCTTCATCGCTTCCCGGCAATGACCCTGATCCTGAATAAGCGCCTTTGCGTATTATTGGAGTTTTAAGGTATTTGTAAAGCTCATCAAGATGTAACAAGCTGCCATTGGTAAGATTGCCAAGAAATATAATGACAATGTTTTTCTGAACGTCGCGCACATATATGTGTCTGAACCCATGCCACCATCCTGTATGATAAACCACTTTGCGGCCGTTATCTCCATCAAATATGCGCCATCCGTAACCATAATTAAAGTGACCATTAATTGCTTTGTTGCGGCCTTTGTATGCAGAGTCAAGACTTGAGTTTTTCAGTAATCGGCCATTTTTTAATGATTTGTCGAATAGGACAAGATCATGCAATGTGCTGTAAATTCCTTTATCGCCTACTGGTCCATCCAAAAAGTTTTGTGCAACAGAATATCTCCATGTGCGATCATGTCCAACAACATCAACCGGTATTTTTGGGTAAACCGTAGTTGAATAGACATGGGTATGTTTCATGCCGGCTGGCTTAAAGATGTTTTCCATCATATAATCAGCATACGGTTTGCCTGTAACTTTTTCTATAATTGCGGCAAGTACCATGTAGTTGGAATTGTTGTAATGAAAACGGTTGTCCGGTTTGGCATAAGGATTTGGTTTTTTCTCTGCGATAACTTGCATCACATCCTGATTGGATACTCCTTTTTTCATGTCGCGCTTTTCCTTACGCCATATATCATCAATGAAATAGACATAGTTCATCATTCCACTGCGGTGTGAAAGAAGCAGTTTGACTTTGATTCCATCGTAAGGGAAGTTAGGATAAAACTTTTTTACATCATCATCTAATGAGAGTTTGCCTTGCTCAACTAACTGCATAATAGCAGTACCTGTAAAAGTTTTAGTTACTGAGGCGAGTTCAAATTCAGAGTTTATCTTAAGACTATCGCGATGCAGATAATCTGCCCATCCGATTGCCTTTTCATAAAGGATTTTTCCATCCTTAGCAACCAGCATGTTTCCATTAAAACCATACTTTTTATGCAGATTCTGCACAAAATCAGCTATCCACTTATCACCCTTTGAAGGGTCGTAGGATAAAAGTACACTATCGGCCTTATCATCCTCAACAGTACGTTCCTTACTTGGCTCTTTTAAGCTTGTGCTTTTTCTGGAATTTGAACAGGCAATAAATAAAAAGGCGGCCATTGATGCCACTGCTAGAATATTACGATAACTCATGAATTGTGTGTACAGTTTAAACGCCCGAAAATTAAGGAATATTAATGCTTTTAACGCAAAAGAGTTTTAAACATTGCAGATTAAGAGCACATGTGGCTATGCTTTGCCCAAAAATTCATCTTTATAAAAATGAAAAGATTAAAGAAACCAACCGAATACATCATTATTAAAGCCAACAAAATCCAATATTTTTTGGAGCAGTTTTGGGAGGTTCAGCTCCTTCGGGCCTGGCGCCATTTTGGTTCGCTACATATTCGACTCTGGTCGAACGAAGTCCGAACAAGGCCGGTATTAGCATGCATCCAAAAACGACTATATTATAGGCTGAAAAATGTGTATTTCCCAAACCCGGCACCAAGCCAGATTCCATTCAATTTTTTTACTGATCTATTCTATAATTAAATATAAAAGAAATTTAAATGCACTTTTACGCTTTATGCGTAATAAGACACATTATGCGTTTTATATGTTTTTAAAATGATTTTTGAGTGTAAAGCAGGCCCAACCCCTTATTTTTTACTTCATCAAAAACGTTTTGGGCAGCTGTGAGATTTTATTTGTAATTTTTTTTGAAGTTGTATTAAACATCTGACACTAAAGGGCTCTTTAGAAATTTTAAAAACCCTAGATTTGCGAATATAAAACTTAGAATACTATGAATTTTAGAATCGAACACGATACGATGGGTGAAGTACAAGTACCTGCTGATAAATATTGGGGTGCTCAAACTGAACGTTCAAGAAATAACTTTAAGATTGGTCCGGAGGCTTCAATGCCAAAGGAAGTTATACATGCATTTGGTTATTTGAAAAAAGCAGCTGCTTTGGCTAATACTGAGCTTGGTGTTTTAACAAGTGAAAAAGCTGATTTAATTGCAAAAGCATGTGATGAAGTTGTTGCAGGTAGCTTGGATGATCAGTTCCCGTTGGTAATCTGGCAAACAGGTTCTGGTACTCAAAGTAATATGAATGCGAATGAGGTAATCGCAAATCGTGCTCATGTTTTAAATGGAGGTGCATTGGGTGATGATAAAAAAGTACTTCACCCTAATGATGATGTAAATAAATCTCAATCATCAAATGATACTTATCCAACAGCAATGCATATTGCAGCTTATAAACAAGCTGTTGAAATCACTTTGCCAGGATTAGAAATATTACGAAATACTTTACATAAAAAAGCAGTTGAATTTAATGATATTGTTAAAACAGGACGTACTCATTTTATGGATGCTACGCCATTAACATTAGGTCAGGAATTTTCTGGATATGTACAACAAATAGATAACAGTGTAAGAGCAATAAAAAATGCTCTGGTAATGATTGGTGAGTTGGCATTAGGCGGAACAGCTGTTGGAACAGGCTTAAATACTCCTAAAGGATATGACGTTCTGGTTGCTAAGAAAATTGCAGAATTAACAGGACTTCCTTTTGTAACTGCACCTAATAAATTTGAGGCTCTTGCCGCTCATGATGCAATGGTTGAGTTATCTGGTGCATATAAGCGCACTGCTGTTTCTTTAATGAAGATTGCTAATGATGTAAGAATGTTAAGTTCCGGGCCTCGTTGTGGAATTGGAGAGATCATTATTCCTGACAATGAACCGGGCTCATCTATTATGCCGGGTAAAGTTAATCCTACACAGCCAGAGGCTATGACTATGGTTTGCGCTCAGGTAATGGGTAATGATGTAACAGTAGGTATTGGAGGCAGCAATGGGCATTTTGAATTGAACGTGTTTAAACCTGTTATCGCTGCCAATGTTTTACAATCGGGAAGATTAATTGGTGATGCTTGCGTTTCATTCAATGATAAATGTGCTGAAGGAATTGTGCCAAATCTGCCAGAAATTAAGAAGCACTTACAAAATTCTTTAATGTTGGTTACCGCTTTGAATCCTCATGTGGGATATGAAAACGCAGCCAAAATTGCAAAGAAAGCACATAAGGAAAACAAAACCTTACGTGAAGCTTCTATAGAATTAGGATTACTTACCGGAGAACAATTTGATGAATGGGTTCGTCCGGAAGATATGGTAGGAAGCTTAAAATAAGTAATGAGCAAATACCCATATATGTGGAGATTATTGTTTCTGGCGTTATTGCTCCTGGGTGTATTCTTCTCTTGCAGGAGACTGCCAAATGTACAGGGAGAGGGATCGTCGCTTTTACAAGGGGTTTGGAATCAGGATAGTGTGCAAAATGCTAATCAGCTATTGAATTATACACAGCATAAATTTAAGTTTACCTGCGACTCATTTTACGTAGACATGATTACTCATTCGAAAGCGAATTACTATGCTGATTCCTGTTTTAATAATGGGGTATGGAAAGAATATGCCAAGGGCGTTTATCAGGTGAGATCTGACAGTGTTTTTTTGACTGGCACTTTTACGAAAGCTAACTATAAGCAAAAGATTTCAGGATGTTACCAAATAGGGCAGTACATTAAAATCTTCAAAATTAAATTGGCGGATACTGGTAGATTATTGCTTGAAGGAACAGACAATCAAAGAGAGGTTGATTTAAGACTTGTAGAAAAAATTACTTGTACTCCGCAGAGCTTATAGTGTAAATGCGTGCAATTAAAAATAGATAAATATGAAAATAGCAGGTAAGATTTTTAAAGGGTTTATAGTTTTTTCTATAATAGCTTATATGCCGTTGAGTGCAGGTGCATGGGGAATGCTTGGCCATAGAATAGTAGGCCAGATTGCAGAAACGCACCTGAGTAAAAGAGCAAAGAAAGGGATTAAAGAGATTTTAGGTAATGAGAGCCTGGCAATGGCAAGTAATTGGGGCGATTTTATTAAATCAGACCCTTCTTATAATTATCTCTATAACTGGCATTTTGTAAACTTACCGGCAGGATTGGATAAGCAGGGGGTATATGATTTTCTTGATAAAGATACTGCGGCTAATGTATACAATAAGATTCCAGAAATGGTTTCTGTTCTGAAAAACGAGCAAAGTTCGCCAGAACAAAAAAAGCTGGCAATGAGGTTACTTGTACATCTTGTTGGCGATTTAAATCAGCCAATGCATACAGCACGTAAAGAAGATTTAGGAGGCAACAGAGTTTTTGTTACCTGGTTTGGTGAGAAGTCTAATCTACACAGGGTGTGGGATGAATCATTAATAGAATATCAGCAATTGAGTTATACTGAATATGCTGCTGCTATCAATTATCCTAATAATGAACAATTGAGGGTATGGAGAGACAGTTCTCTTAAAGATTTTGTTTACGGGTCTTATTTAGCCTGCAATAAAATCTACGAAACCACAAAGCCTGAGGATAAATTGAGTTATAAATATAACTTCGACTTTGTAGGTTTGTTGAATGATCAACTGTTAAAAGGAGGCATCTGTTTGGCAAATATCCTTAATGATATTTATAAATAATGAAGATTTTAATGGTTTGCCTGGGTAATATTTGTCGTTCGCCGTTGGCAGAAGGGGTTATGAGGCATTTGATTAACGAGGAAGGGTTAGGTTGGGAGGTTGCTTCGGCAGGAACAGGCGATTGGCATGTTAACCAGCCTGCTGATAGGAGAAGTATTGCTGTTGCGAAAAACTTTGGATATGATATTTCTAAACAAAGGGCTAAACATTTTAACAAACAGATGTTTGATGAATTTGATAGCATCCTTGTAATGGATAGAAATAATTTAAAGGATGTTCAGAGATTAGCTACAAGTGAAGAGCAACGTAAAAAAGTTAAATTGTTTTTAACTGATGAAAATGAAGTAACGGATCCATATTTTGATAGCAATCTTTTTGAACCTGTGTTTTTAGAGATAGAAGCAAGGTGTAAGCAATTGATTGAGGAACTTAGATAGGGTTTTTAATAAAAACATAGTATGGCATCACCTAAATTATTTATGTTGTTGTTGGGTTGTACTCCTTCTGGAAGGCACACTGAACAACATGATGTTTTTTTTGCAATAGGTAATTCATTAAAAGATCTTAAAGAAGAAATTATTGCTTTTTGGCCCGAAGCAAATGGGAAAATACATATTGATGCCTGGCGTGAGGTAACCGAAGTTGATGGATATCAGATAAAAGTGGTAGGCAAAGAGGAAGAGTCGACCAATAAGAAGCTGTTCTTTTTAAATTTGGGTGGCTATAAAGAGGGCGAATTTGATGAACTGCATTATAAGATGTTAACCGTTTCAGATGAAAAGGTAACAGCTATTAAAAGGGCAAAGGAAACAGCATTTTATAAGCATACAGGGTTTGAGGGGGCTACATCACATATTGATGATAAATATGGTGTAGATGTTGATGATGTATTTGAAATTGAAGATATACTTTCAACGAGTATTAAGCAAGAATATAAGCTGCAAATTAGTTTGGCTTCGGGAATGCCAAAAGATGAAATGCATTTGGGATATATTATCCTTAGCAAGCTATAGCAAAACAAGAAGGGCGGGAAATTTTCCCGCCCTTCTTGTTTTGTGGCCTTTTCTTAAACACCAAATTCTTTATCTAAATATTCAGAAACTTTAACAATAGCATTGTCAATAGTATCACTTAAAATGGTAACATATGATCCTGATTTTGCAGTTGCTATAATATATTTCAAGCAATCATTTCCATTATTATTGATAATGATTTCCATGTTTGGCTTTATTTCATGGATTCCGTCTATCAACAGATTAATTATTTCTTGTTGATCACGACCTCTTAGGTATTTCTCCTGACAGATAATGATTTTATCAAACATTTGTGCAGCAATTCGGGCAGTCTCTTTTATGTCTTCATCTCTCCTGTCGCCAGTGCCTGATATTACTCCTACATGTTCGGTTGCTTCAATGCTTTGTAAGTAGGCTTTTATTCCGTTAAAGCCATCAGGGTTATGAGCAAAATCAACCAGGATCTTGAACTCCTTAAATTTGAAGGTATTCATTCTGCCCGGTGTTTGAGCTGCCGAAGGTATAAATGTTTCTAACGACATTCTGATATCTTCGATTTTATATCCCCATAAAAATGTAGCAAGGGTAGCTGCGAGGACATTCTGGATCATAAAATCAACGCTGCCACCAAAAGTCAATGGGATGTGGGTAACCTTCTCTACCCTTATTTTCCAGTCGCCCTTCTTGATAGTGATGTACCCGTTCTCATAAATAGCGGCAATACCGCCTTTTTTACAATGTTCTTTAATAACGGGATTTTTCTCGTCCATGCTAAAATAAGCGACATTGCTATCTGCATTGTTAGCGATTTTTATACAATATTTGTTATCTGCATTAAGTACACTCCATCCGGTTCGTTTTACCGCACCGATTACTACTTCTTTTACCCTGCAAAGATCATCTAGTGTATGGATGTCTGATATTCCAAGGTGATCCTCCTGAATATTGGTAACAACACCGATGTCACACTTGTTAAATCCTAGCCCGGCTCTCAAAATACCTCCACGGGCAGTTTCTAATACCGCAAATTCTACAGTAGGGTCTCTTAAAATAAACTCTGCACTAACTGGCCCAGTTGTATCGCCTTTCATGAGTTTTGTATTTTGCACGTAAATCCCATCTGATGTTGTAAAGCCAACCCTGGTTCCATTGCTTTTAACAATATGAGCGATTAATCTTGTAGTGGTAGTTTTTCCATTGGTTCCTGTAACCGCAATAATTGGAATCCTTGCGTCCTTGCCTGGCGGATATAGCATGTCAATAACAGGAGCGGCTACGTTTCTTGGTAAGCCCTCACTAGGCGCAAGGTGCATTCTGAAACCAGGAGCTGCATTTACTTCTAAAACAACCCCTCCGTTTTCTGGAAGTGGCTGGGTTAAGTTTTCGGCCATGATGTCTATACCACAAATATCTAAGCCAATTATTCTTGAAATGCGCTCACTAATAAAAACGTTTTGCGGATGAACCAGATCTGTAACATCAATTGATGTACCACCTGTACTTAAGTTTGCCGTTGATTTTAGATAAACTGTTTCACCCTGTGGAGGTATAGAATCTAATGTGTAATCCTTTTTTGACAGTAAGTCTAAGGTATCCCTGTCGACCGTAATTTCAGTTAGGACATTTTCATGTCCATAACCTCTTCGTGGGTCTTCATTTTCTTTGTCTATCAATTGCTGAACAGTATCTTGTCCGTTGCCGGTGATATGTGCCGGAACTCGCAGAGCAGCGGCAACCATTTTATGATCAATTACCAGTACCCTGAAATCGTATCCGGTAATAAACCGTTCAATGATTATTCTTCTTGAATAATTCTTAGCATATTCAAAAGCTTCAGTGGCCGCCTCAACAGTTTTGACATTTATAGTGGCACCTCTGCCATGATTTCCATCCAGTGGTTTAAATACCAGTGGGAAGCCTACCTTTTTTATAGCATCGGGAAGGTCCTCGATGTCTGATATGGTTACTCCTTTAGCAACTGGAATAGCAGAATCCTGTAACAGTCTCTTAGTTTCATCTTTATTGCCGGCAATATCAACAGCTATACTGTTTGTCTTTTCTGTCATCGTTGCTCGAAAACGGACCTGATTTTTGCCATAACCCAACTGTACTAAGGAGCTTTTATTTAACCTTATCCAAGGGATATCTCTTGAGATTGCCTCGTCTACAATTGAGCCTGTACTTGGGCCCAGTCTTTCCATTTCTCTAAGCTCACGCATGCGTTGTATATCTGTTTCCAGATCGTATTCATGGTTGTTTATTAATGCTTCAGCAATTTGAACAGAGGCTTCGGCAGCATAAATTCCTGCCTTTTCTTCAATGTAACTAAATACGACATTATAAATGCCTTCCGTTTTGGTTTGTCGGGTCCTTCCGAATCCAGTGTCCATACCTGCCAGGGTTTGAATTTCTAATGCAATATGTTCAATTACATGACCCATCCAGGTGCCTTCCTCAATCCTTGCTAAAAAACCACCAGGTTCGCCCTTAGAGCATCGATGAGTTTGCAAGGTTGGGATCAATTTTTCAATACGTTCTCTAAAACCATCGATAAGGTTGGTAGGCCTCTGCTCCATTTCCCCAAGATCCAGCCTCATCTGAATCAACTTTTTTCTGTTTATCGACCAAATGTTTGGTCCACGAAGCACCTGTATGCCTAATATTTTCATTGGTATAAATTTGTTCTTTAATGATTAAATCCACCTAGCGTTAGTTCTATAACACGCTAAGCTTAAATAAGTTTGTTGTTTACTGTTGCTCTCTTTGAAGAAAATGCCCTTGGCTTTTTACAGCATATTTTTAAAAGTATTTCGAACTTTTACCCGGATTACTTTATGCTTTAAATGGAGAGATTAAAGTATAAAAATTTTCTGAGAATTATGCAGCTGTTAATCCAATTTGTTGTGAATATATTTTGTGTAAATAATTTGGAAGTAAAGTTTAAATAATGAAATTGTTAATAGGGTTAAAATTGCATTACAAATCAATTTTATCTAAGTTTGGCCCTATTGGAAATATAAATATTTAAAATGACTCCGAAGGGTAAATTAATTATTATAGGGGGTGCAATAAATACCGGAAGTTTTACCGAAACTCAGTTCGGGTTGCCCCAAAATATGAACTTTTTTGAAAGGGGTATTTTAAAGAAAATCACTGTTGAATCTGTAAGAGATAGTAAATCCAGATTTGAAATCATTACCACAGCCTCCCTTATTCCAGAGAAAGTTGGAGAAGAATATATAAAGGCATTTGCCCAGCTTGATGTGCATGACGTTGGTGTATTAAATATTAATAGTCGGGAACAGGCTAATTCAAATGAGAATTGCGAGAGGGTTAAGGCGGCTGATGTAATTATATTTACAGGAGGAGACCAGCTTCGCTTGTCATCCATATTTGGAGGGACATCGATTCATCAGATCTTATTAGATAAGTATCAGAATGAACCTGTAGTAATTGCGGGGACATCAGCAGGAGCAGCGGCATCTTCAAAAAATATGATCTATCAGGGAAGTTCCAAGGATGCACTTTTGAAAGGAGAGGTGAAAATTACCGGCGGACTAGGGTTTATCGATGGTGTAATTGTAGATACACATTTTGTCCAAAGAGGTAGAATCGGTCGTCTGTTATATGCTACAGCAAGTAATCCGGGGATTCTGGGTATAGGTTTAGGTGAAGATACAGGATTGTATATTTCGGAAGGAAATAAGATGGAAGCTATAGGCAGTGGAATGGTCATTTTGGTTGATGGCAGAGATATGGCCGATACCAATTTAACAGATGTTGAGATGGGGCAGCCGGTTTCTATTAAAAATATGATTGTACATGTGATGTGTGATGGAGATACCTATAACCTTACTGAGCATAAGTTGACCATTCATCACCCAAAGGTTGTTTCAACAGATTAGGATGAAAGTAATTATACATGGCGGTTTTTTTAGCGAATCTGGTACCAATCAGGAAACAAAAAAGTCAAAGCAACAAGCCTTGGCTTCTATAGTTACCCAAGCCCATAATTATTTGAAAACACATACGGCATTAGAAACGGTAGTTTATGCCGTTAGTTTGCTTGAAGATGACCAATTGTTTAATGCAGGTTTGGGATCCCAGATACAAAGTGACGGTAAGGTGCGTTTAAGTGCATCTTTAATGGACGGTAAAACTCAAAAATTTAGTGGGGTTATCAATATTGAGGATATAAAAAATCCTATTCGGGTTTCTGAGAAATTACTTAAGTATGAAGACAGGGTATTAAGTGGTGAAGGAGCATGTGCTTTTGCGGCCAAAAACGGCTTTGACTATTTTGATCCTATTACCCCCCAAAGACAACAAGAGTACGAGGCAAAATTGAACCAGCAGGAAAGGAAAGGAACTGTAGGTTGTGTGGCATTGGATGCTGATGGCAATATTGCTGCGGCAACTTCGACAGGGGGAAAGGGCTTTGAAATCCCATGCAGAGTAAGTGACTCTGCCACTGTAGCGGGAAATTTTGCAAATCAGTTTGCTGGTATTTCTTGTACGGGTGTGGGAGAAGATATTGTTAATGTTGCTATGGCAGCAAAAATAGTTACTCGTGTAACAGATGGGCTTAGCCTTAAAGATGCTTGTGATAAATCTTTTGCAGAGTTGAAACTTATTGATGGTTTTGCAGGTGTAATAGGGATTTCATCAAAAGGAGAAATTTATCACTTAGACTCTCATCCTTATATGGTATGGGCGGCTTTTGATAATTGTTTAGAAGTATTTCCTTAAGTAATGCATAGTTGCCTGTGGCAACGTAACAGTTATAATACTAAATTTCTTATAGATTAACTACCCGCTAACATTAATTTTAATTTCGTGAGAGATATTTGACCAGTGGCATTTTCACATGAAACTTAAATATTAATGAAATGGATTCACGCAGAGATTTTCTAAGAAAGGTTGCATTATTATCGGGCAGTACGGCTATGACTGCAATTATGCCTTCTGCAATACAACGAGCATTTGCTATAAACCCTGAAATTGGCAGTACATATCTTGATGCTGAGCATGTTGTTATACTAATGCAGGAAAACCGATCATTTGATCACTGTTTTGGAACCTTACAAGGTGTAAGGGGTTTTAATGATACAAGGGCTGTTCAATTGCCTGATAAAAAGCCTGTATGGTTACAAACTGATGCAACCGGTGATACGTACGCTCCATTTAGATTAAACATAAAAAACACAAAAGTTACCTGGATGGGAGATCTTCCGCATTCAAGAGCAAGCCAGGTTGATGCCAATAATTTTGGAAAGTATGATAAATGGTTGCCGGCCAAGCGATCGGGAAATAAATCATATGCAGATATGCCTTTAACTTTAGGTTATTATACCCGCGATGATTTGCCTTTTAATTATAGTATGGCTGACGCTTTTACAGTATGTGATCAGAACTTCTGCTCTGCAATGACCAGTACTACGCCTAATCGTTCATTCTTTTGGACGGGTAAAATTACCCATGATGAAAATGGCATCCCAAAAGCCAACATTAGAAATACAGATTTTGGTTACGGAAATATGCCCTGGAATACCTTCCCTGAATTGTTGGAAGAAAATAATATTGCATGGAAATTTTATCAAAATGATTTAAGCTGTGGCGGTGGGTTTGTAGGAGAGGAAAGATCATGGTTATCTAACTTTGGGTGTAATCTTTTGGAATTTTTTAAGGCTTATAATGTTAAATTTTCTGAGCGATACATAAAGAACTTACAGAAACAAGCGGAGGAGCTTCCTGGTGAAATTAATAAACTGCAGGAAAGGACGCCGTCTAGTGAAGAGGATGGCAAAAAAGCTCTTGAAAGTGTTAGAAAAAAAC contains the following coding sequences:
- a CDS encoding S1/P1 nuclease; its protein translation is MKIAGKIFKGFIVFSIIAYMPLSAGAWGMLGHRIVGQIAETHLSKRAKKGIKEILGNESLAMASNWGDFIKSDPSYNYLYNWHFVNLPAGLDKQGVYDFLDKDTAANVYNKIPEMVSVLKNEQSSPEQKKLAMRLLVHLVGDLNQPMHTARKEDLGGNRVFVTWFGEKSNLHRVWDESLIEYQQLSYTEYAAAINYPNNEQLRVWRDSSLKDFVYGSYLACNKIYETTKPEDKLSYKYNFDFVGLLNDQLLKGGICLANILNDIYK
- a CDS encoding fumarate hydratase: MSKYPYMWRLLFLALLLLGVFFSCRRLPNVQGEGSSLLQGVWNQDSVQNANQLLNYTQHKFKFTCDSFYVDMITHSKANYYADSCFNNGVWKEYAKGVYQVRSDSVFLTGTFTKANYKQKISGCYQIGQYIKIFKIKLADTGRLLLEGTDNQREVDLRLVEKITCTPQSL
- a CDS encoding low molecular weight protein-tyrosine-phosphatase codes for the protein MKILMVCLGNICRSPLAEGVMRHLINEEGLGWEVASAGTGDWHVNQPADRRSIAVAKNFGYDISKQRAKHFNKQMFDEFDSILVMDRNNLKDVQRLATSEEQRKKVKLFLTDENEVTDPYFDSNLFEPVFLEIEARCKQLIEELR
- the recG gene encoding ATP-dependent DNA helicase RecG, with product MFVSTLDTTIEFLKGVGPKRAELFQKELGIFTYADLLNFYPFRYIDRTRFYKINELDPELPYVQILGRITSKEQIGEKHKKRLVARLTDDTGSIELVWFQSLKWVDENVVKGKVYIVFGKPTVFNGSFSISHPELENYPRPATITGNLMLQPVYHSTEKLKKFFLDSKGIQKLQTSLIEQHLKEITETVPPYILEKYQMVGRKEALLNIHFPKDVKALKAAERRLKFEELFFIQLQLLHNKQLREMRFKGHLFDVVGEKVNTFYKEILPFELTGAQKRVIKEIRLDTQRGIQMNRLVQGDVGSGKTAVALMSMLLANDNGYQACMMAPTEILARQHYQSIVDLLKDRLVKVAILTGSSTKKQRTQLHKELEAGEIDILVGTHALIEDKVVFKNLGLVVIDEQHRFGVEQRAKLWRKNVVPPHILVMTATPIPRTLAMTLYGDLDVSVIDELPVGRKPIETRHLYEGQRLRMFGFMKEEIKKGRQVYIVYPLIKESEKLDLLHLEAGIEQLSYQFPLPDYQISIVHGKMTNADKQYEMQRFIDHKTQIMVATTVIEVGVNVPNASVMVIENAERFGLSQLHQLRGRVGRGAEQSFCILMSGNKLSADGKLRLETMVKTNNGFEISEIDLQLRGPGDISGTQQSGVLELKLADLAKDQLILQEARSTVIETLSEDPNLENPQNSLLRTYLAKRSRGIAFDKIS
- a CDS encoding DUF1543 domain-containing protein → MASPKLFMLLLGCTPSGRHTEQHDVFFAIGNSLKDLKEEIIAFWPEANGKIHIDAWREVTEVDGYQIKVVGKEEESTNKKLFFLNLGGYKEGEFDELHYKMLTVSDEKVTAIKRAKETAFYKHTGFEGATSHIDDKYGVDVDDVFEIEDILSTSIKQEYKLQISLASGMPKDEMHLGYIILSKL
- a CDS encoding serine hydrolase domain-containing protein, yielding MSYRNILAVASMAAFLFIACSNSRKSTSLKEPSKERTVEDDKADSVLLSYDPSKGDKWIADFVQNLHKKYGFNGNMLVAKDGKILYEKAIGWADYLHRDSLKINSEFELASVTKTFTGTAIMQLVEQGKLSLDDDVKKFYPNFPYDGIKVKLLLSHRSGMMNYVYFIDDIWRKEKRDMKKGVSNQDVMQVIAEKKPNPYAKPDNRFHYNNSNYMVLAAIIEKVTGKPYADYMMENIFKPAGMKHTHVYSTTVYPKIPVDVVGHDRTWRYSVAQNFLDGPVGDKGIYSTLHDLVLFDKSLKNGRLLKNSSLDSAYKGRNKAINGHFNYGYGWRIFDGDNGRKVVYHTGWWHGFRHIYVRDVQKNIVIIFLGNLTNGSLLHLDELYKYLKTPIIRKGAYSGSGSLPGSDED
- the fumC gene encoding class II fumarate hydratase codes for the protein MNFRIEHDTMGEVQVPADKYWGAQTERSRNNFKIGPEASMPKEVIHAFGYLKKAAALANTELGVLTSEKADLIAKACDEVVAGSLDDQFPLVIWQTGSGTQSNMNANEVIANRAHVLNGGALGDDKKVLHPNDDVNKSQSSNDTYPTAMHIAAYKQAVEITLPGLEILRNTLHKKAVEFNDIVKTGRTHFMDATPLTLGQEFSGYVQQIDNSVRAIKNALVMIGELALGGTAVGTGLNTPKGYDVLVAKKIAELTGLPFVTAPNKFEALAAHDAMVELSGAYKRTAVSLMKIANDVRMLSSGPRCGIGEIIIPDNEPGSSIMPGKVNPTQPEAMTMVCAQVMGNDVTVGIGGSNGHFELNVFKPVIAANVLQSGRLIGDACVSFNDKCAEGIVPNLPEIKKHLQNSLMLVTALNPHVGYENAAKIAKKAHKENKTLREASIELGLLTGEQFDEWVRPEDMVGSLK